One Triticum dicoccoides isolate Atlit2015 ecotype Zavitan chromosome 4B, WEW_v2.0, whole genome shotgun sequence genomic window carries:
- the LOC119292713 gene encoding mitogen-activated protein kinase kinase kinase 18-like has translation MKMEWTRGKCIGKGAFGTVHLAVHRATGRAFAVKSVDAKGGAPAAAMACLESEIRILRHLCSPYVVAYLGDDATTASRNLHMELVSGGSAAEAAVARGAAGLDERAARCVLRRVAAALHYLHDVAGVVHGDVKGRNVLVGGDGAGYDGSKLADFGAARLVSEPAPRGPRGTPAWMAPEVARGGSSTPASDVWSLGCTAVELLTGTRPWSEIGGALEVGELLLHIGYGGKRPELPACLSDSCSDFLDKCLRRDAGERWSCEQLLRHPFLSADTHDAGEPSPSPRAVLDWAASDSDSDASSDCHLEADIEDEVIMASAKERIAELASDRPRPSWVRELEEGPTWASDTWAPPPSLEMSTDVVVLPLVPSPSDAATVADAGNGGAGGPAVSRDGVLVTGGSDGGSRRVDGRCWRDDRCGYHKCGSGFDRPPSWPPLAVASVLVSCILSHLIQSKILLQQATSELMFFITVSGSFFLQHSFWFTFLGMVLLLVG, from the coding sequence ATGAAGATGGAGTGGACGCGCGGGAAATGCATCGGGAAGGGCGCGTTCGGCACCGTGCACTTGGCCGTCCACAGGGCCACCGGCCGCGCCTTCGCGGTCAAGTCGGTCGACGCCAAGGGCGGCGCGCCGGCCGCGGCGATGGCGTGCCTGGAGAGCGAGATAAGGATCCTGAGGCATCTGTGCTCGCCGTACGTCGTGGCGTACCTCGGCGATGACGCCACGACCGCGTCCAGGAACCTGCACATGGAGCTCGTCTCGGGCGGgagcgcggcggaggcggcggtggcgagggGCGCGGCCGGCCTTGACGAGCGCGCGGCGCGGTGCGTCCTGCGCCGGGTGGCCGCCGCCCTGCACTACCTTCACGACGTCGCCGGGGTCGTGCACGGGGACGTGAAGGGGAGGAacgtgctcgtcggcggcgacggtgcCGGGTACGACGGCTCGAAGCTCGCCGATTTCGGCGCGGCGAGGCTTGTGTCGGAGCCGGCGCCGCGCGGGCCCCGTGGCACGCCGGCCTGGAtggcgccggaggtggcccgcGGTGGCTCGTCGACGCCGGCGTCCGACGTCTGGTCACTAGGGTGCACGGCGGTGGAGCTGCTAACCGGGACGCGGCCGTGGTCGGAAATCGGCGGCGCCCTCGAGGTCGGCGAGCTGCTGCTCCACATCGGCTACGGCGGGAAGCGACCAGAGCTCCCCGCGTGCCTCTCCGACTCCTGCAGCGACTTCCTCGACAAGTGCCTCCGCCGCGACGCTGGCGAGCGGTGGAGCTGCGAGCAGCTCCTGCGCCACCCATTCCTCTCCGCGGACACCCACGACGCCGGCGAGCCGTCGCCGTCCCCGCGAGCGGTTCTTGACTGGGCGGCGTCGGACTCGGACTCCGATGCGTCCTCCGATTGCCATCTGGAGGCCGACATCGAGGACGAGGTGATCATGGCGAGCGCCAAGGAAAGGATTGCCGAATTGGCATCAGACAGGCCGCGCCCAAGCTGGGTGAGGGAGCTGGAGGAAGGCCCCACCTGGGCGTCCGACACTTGGGCCCCACCGCCCAGTCTCGAGATGTCAACCGATGTAGTAGTACTACCACTGGTACCATCGCCATCCGACGCTGCCACAGTCGCTGACGCGGGAAATGGCGGCGCCGGTGGGCCCGCCGTAAGCCGTGACGGCGTCCTCGTGACCGGCGGGAGCGACGGCGGAAGCCGCCGTGTCGACGGCCGTTGTTGGCGCGACGATCGATGTGGGTACCATAAATGTGGGTCTGGGTTTGATCGGCCTCCTAGTTGGCCGCCGCTGGCCGTTGCGTCCGTGCTGGTGTCATGTATTCTCTCGCATTTGATTCAATCAAAGATTTTGCTTCAGCAAGCAACCAGTGAATTGATGTTTTTTATTACAGTTTCTGGTTCGTTTTTTTTACAGCACAGTTTCTGGTTCACGTTTCTTGGGATGGTTTTGCTGCTAGTTGGGTGA